In a genomic window of Erinaceus europaeus chromosome 12, mEriEur2.1, whole genome shotgun sequence:
- the LOC103124756 gene encoding keratin, type I cuticular Ha4, with the protein MPYNFCLPNFSCRSSCASRPCVAPSCHSSTLPGACNIPANVGNCGWLCEGSFNGSEKETMQFLNDRLASYLEKVRQLERDNAELECRIRERCQPQDPCVCPNYQSYFKTIEELQQKILCAKSENTRLVVQIDNAKLASDDFRTKYEMERSSRQLVESDINSLRRILDELTLCKADLEAQVESLREELLSLKKNHEEEVNTLRCQIGDRLNVEVDAAPTVDLNRVLNDTRSQYEALVETNRRDVEEWFTTQTEELNKQVVSSSEQLQTCQAEIIELRRTVNALEIELQAQHNLRDSLENTLTETEARYSSQLSQVQCMITNVESQLAEIRSDLERQNQEYQVLLDVRARLECEINTYRGLLESEDCKLPCNPCATTNASGNTCGPCGGSKSCF; encoded by the exons ATGCCTTACAACTTCTGCCTGCCCAACTTCAGCTGCCGCTCCAGCTGTGCCTCCCGGCCCTGCGTGGCCCCCAGCTGCCACAGCAGCACCCTGCCTGGGGCCTGCAACATCCCTGCCAATGTGGGCAACTGCGGCTGGCTCTGTGAGGGCTCCTTCAATGGCAGTGAGAAGGAGACCATGCAGTTCCTGAATGACAGGCTGGCCAGCTACCTGGAGAAGGTGCGCCAGCTGGAGAGGGACAACGCGGAGCTGGAGTGCCGCATCCGGGAGCGATGCCAGCCCCAGGATCCCTGTGTGTGTCCCAACTACCAGTCCTACTTCAAGACCATCGAGGAGCTGCAGCAGAAG ATTCTGTGTGCCAAGTCTGAGAACACCAGGCTGGTGGTGCAGATCGACAATGCCAAGCTGGCTTCTGATGACTTCAGGACCAA ATATGAGATGGAACGGTCCTCAAGACAGCTGGTGGAGTCAGATATTAACAGCCTGCGCAGGATCCTGGATGAGCTGACTCTGTGCAAGGCTGACCTGGAGGCCCAGGTGGAGTCCCTGAGGGAGGAGCTGCTGTCTCTAAAGAAGAACCATGAGGag GAAGTCAACACCCTGCGCTGCCAGATTGGAGACCGCCTCAACGTGGAGGTGGATGCTGCCCCCACTGTTGACCTGAACCGCGTGCTCAACGACACCAGGAGTCAGTATGAGGCCCTGGTGGAGACCAACCGCAGGGATGTGGAGGAGTGGTTCACCACCCAG ACTGAGGAGTTGAACAAGCAGGTGGTGTCCAGCTCTGAGCAGCTACAGACCTGCCAGGCAGAGATCATCGAGCTGAGACGCACAGTCAACGCCCTGGAGATCGAGCTGCAGGCCCAGCACAACCtg AGAGACTCTCTGGAGAACACCCTGACAGAGACCGAGGCCCGCTACAGCTCGCAGCTGTCCCAGGTGCAGTGCATGATCACCAATGTGGAGTCACAGCTGGCTGAGATCAGGAGTGACCTGGAACGGCAGAACCAGGAGTACCAGGTGCTGCTGGATGTGCGTGCCCGGCTGGAGTGTGAGATCAACACATACCGGGGCCTGCTGGAGAGTGAGGACTGCAA GCTCCCCTGCAATCCCTGTGCCACCACCAATGCTAGTGGCAACACCTGTGGGCCCTGTGGTGGCTCAAAGAGTTGCTTTTAA
- the LOC103124758 gene encoding keratin, type I cuticular Ha3-I: MPYNFCLPNFSCRSSCASRPCVAPSCHSSTLPGACNIPANVGNCGWLCEGSFNGSEKETMQFLNDRLASYLEKVRQLERDNAELECRIRERCQPQDPCVCPNYQSYFKTIEELQQKILCSKSENARLVVQIDNAKLAADDFRTKYQTEQGLRQLVESDMNGLRRILDELTLCKSDLEAQVESLKEELLCLKQNHEQEVNTLRCQIGDRLNVEVDSAPTVDLNRVLNETRSQYEALVETNRRDVEEWFTTQTEELNKQVVSSSEQLQTCQAEIIELRRTVNALEIELQAQHNLRDSLENTLTETEARYSSQLSQVQCMITNVESQLAEIRSDLERQNQEYQVLLDVRARLECEINTYRGLLESEDCKLPCNPCATTNACGSQSRCGPSSNFVR, encoded by the exons ATGCCTTACAACTTCTGCCTGCCCAACTTCAGTTGCCGCTCCAGCTGTGCCTCCCGGCCCTGCGTGGCCCCCAGCTGCCACAGCAGCACCCTGCCTGGGGCCTGCAACATCCCTGCTAATGTGGGCAACTGCGGCTGGCTCTGTGAGGGCTCCTTCAATGGCAGTGAGAAGGAGACCATGCAGTTCCTGAATGACAGGCTGGCCAGCTACCTGGAGAAGGTGCGCCAGCTGGAGAGGGACAACGCGGAGCTGGAGTGCCGCATCAGGGAGCGATGCCAGCCCCAGGATCCCTGTGTGTGTCCCAACTACCAGTCCTACTTCAAGACCATCGAGGAGCTGCAGCAGAAG ATCCTGTGCAGCAAATCTGAAAATGCTAGACTGGTGGTGCAGATTGACAATGCCAAACTGGCCGCAGATGACTTCAGAACCAA GTATCAGACTGAGCAAGGCCTGAGGCAGCTGGTGGAATCTGACATGAATGGCCTGCGTAGGATCCTGGATGAGCTGACCCTCTGCAAGTCTGACCTGGAGGCCCAGGTGGAGTCCCTGAAGGAGGAGCTGCTGTGTCTCAAGCAGAATCACGAGCAG GAAGTCAACACCCTGCGCTGCCAGATTGGAGACCGCCTCAATGTGGAGGTGGACTCTGCCCCCACTGTTGACCTGAACCGCGTGCTCAATGAGACCAGGAGTCAGTACGAGGCCCTGGTGGAGACCAACCGCAGGGATGTGGAGGAGTGGTTCACCACCCAG ACTGAGGAGTTGAACAAGCAGGTGGTGTCCAGCTCTGAGCAGCTACAGACCTGCCAGGCAGAGATCATCGAGCTGAGACGCACAGTCAACGCCCTGGAGATCGAGCTGCAGGCCCAGCACAACCtg AGAGACTCTCTGGAGAACACCCTGACAGAGACCGAGGCCCGCTACAGCTCACAGCTATCCCAGGTGCAGTGCATGATCACCAATGTGGAGTCACAGCTGGCTGAGATCAGGAGTGACCTAGAGCGGCAGAACCAGGAGTACCAGGTGCTGTTGGATGTGCGTGCCCGGCTGGAGTGTGAGATCAATACATACCGGGGCCTGCTGGAGAGTGAGGACTGCAA ACTACCCTGCAACCCCTGTGCCACCACCAACGCATGTGGTTCACAATCCCGATGTGGACCCTCCAGCAACTTTGTGCGTTAG